In Labrus mixtus chromosome 22, fLabMix1.1, whole genome shotgun sequence, the genomic window GGGTGTTGTCCAGTACTTCGATACTCTGGGTGTAGGGATTGTAGCGCACCGTGAAAGGCCTGGGGATGGTGCCTGCAAATTTCCTGCGAGCAAGAGAGAGACGTCGATGATACACAAGTTTTATTATGCGACAaaaactttctgtgtgtgtgtgtataaaagcAGGGACGCTGTTATATATTTTCTCACCTCACTTTCTCCTTGGCGTCCTCAAAGCTCTCAGCCACAAAGTAAACAGGCTGGTACTCTGTGATTGGGTATTTCTGGAGGCTGGTCTTGTCCGGGTCGAAGGAGTGGACCTGCGGCTTGTCTGTCAAGCAGTACTGAAAAGTAAGAATTTGCACATTTGATCcgttttttctgctgttttgtaTTTCATCAATGACCGAATGTCTCTATTCCCATCAGTAAGCAGGAAGTGCAGCATGATTCAgggatgttctgtttttttgcttgtgATACTTGGCAGAGTGCACATCCTCTGCTGAGTGCACATCctctgtattgtgggctcatgtttttttgtatgtgtgttgtgttgtgtgtttgtatgctggctgctggaacacctacatttccctgctgggatgaataaagtatatcttatcttaactgTGACCTCGATAGCAGGCTGCTCATCCTCTCTCTGCCCCCACTGAACCAATTTACCCAAACCCTGCAGGAGGGCAGGCGGGCCGACTCCCCCAGTGACACACATCGAGTCCGAGTGGACCACTAACCCACTGCCTGCACCACCGCTGTTTTACAACAAGGTGAATGTGTTGTAATAACACAGAGGGGgatcacaatgttttttttcctgctgctgcGGGGAGGGACGTAACCCCGACtcccttcccccctcctcttacCTGCAGCTCTCCGAACGATGAAAGCAAGCCGGCTCCGTAAGCTTTGATCTCCGAGCCCTGCTTACACAGGCCGAACTCCACGGTGAACCAGTACACCTGAGGACACACCAAAGGTTTCATGACAATACGATCTGTGCACCGAACCTCATGCAAGAAGTTACACCAATGAGAAAGATGCACGTAAGGTTGTGGAGCAGGAGCCCAAAAATGCAAATTTGGCattaaaaaaaccacacacacccaTCCAGGATGATTCATACAAACAGAGCATACAAATGTATAAATCCCTGttaaaaggctttatatgcgattttttttttgatccagcagatgtcgcccttgagcaccagcatgaaaccaaaacaactcgcgctgcattgttgtgttagcatgctaatgctagcgatctttattatgctcgtatcttcacactgcatgtaaatttacctgaaatgagcgtgatctagaaacacagttaagcagtgagtacagtatgttattcttcttttctctagtccctcagttaaacaacttttatacacgaggggaggagtcagccggctgtcccggcgatgtaaacgaagtgaagataggactctgaaaactctgaaaacatcacagacagtgggactcgggtgttacacccattgtagacagtcatgactcacagagttattttcagaggagatacttgatttctacatttaagtgtgaaaaatcgcatataaagcctttaagacgTTTGTTAGCTTCTGTTTTAAATTGACCAGAAGTAGTAGCTGtctttttctgattgttttatCTAAAATGTCTCGTGTACTCACAGTAGCAAGTTTCTCAATGTACCCATCAGGGGCACCAAGGGAGGCAAGACCGATTTCCTAAAAAAGAATTCAATCAAAGCGTtaatatcagaaaataaaaaagtcagaGTTACATAACCTACACAGATTTTTATGCAAAGTCAACAACTCACTGATGCTAAAGCAAAGAGTCCAAAAGAGTACAACACGGACACAGATAGTGAAGAAAGTGTTTATTCAAATCACCTGTGAGAATTGGGCAAAGCTCGGGTCAGCAAACAGAGGAACGTGTCCCAGGAGCTCATGGCAGATATCACtgcagcagaaattaaaataacTCTTTAACACTGTTGAAGTCATAGAATTTCAGTCTATTCCTGAAATGAGTTTTAGACACTCACGGCTCAGGTGTGTACGTGGGCTTGGAGCCGTGACGGATGTACTGCGTGGAATGGAAAACACGGAAGGCGAGTCCAGCCAGGAAGTCCCTGGACGAGAGCAGGCCGGCGACGGGGCGAAGCCGGAAGCCTGTACACGCTGGAGGAAAGAGACGGGAGGGATGACAAGAGGAGAGTGTTTAGTCGTGTTAGTGAATGGGGAGGAATAGGAAGTGGGGCGTCTGAACGGTCCCCGCAATGAAGCGAATGATGGGATGTTCTGTTCACTGTATCGTATCATACTGGATGACTCAGCCAAAAATATATGACTTTATACCTGACCTGTCATTACAGCATCTGCTGTTCACCCATTATAACCTTTAGCATACAGTCAATCTCAATAACTCGCTCTGGTCTGATGAGCTAGCTGCCTTAGCAGGAATAGTTagcatttttttcctgtttattcAACTACTGCCACATTTAGTTCAGATGTAGATTATCTAAATTATCTGTTTTGTGAATTAAATTTGTAAAGTTGAGTTTCATCTTGAGCTAAGGCTATTAGCTTTCCCTTGAAAACACTTTCCCCTACTTTGGGTTAGCTAGTTTTTAGACGGCTGTCGGGCAGAAAGTGAAGTTACTTACAAAGTCAATTTGCATTCTAGGTTTCGTTTTTCTACTTTCATGCTGTTCTCACCATCATTAAAGATGCtataacaactttttaaatgttaaatttgaTACCAAACAAACTGGATTATGTAATTATAACCTTTAGCATACAGTCAATCTCAATAACTCGCTCTGGTCTGATGAGCTAACTGCCTTAGCAGGAATAGTTAGCATTTTCTGTTTATTCAACTACTGCCACATTTAGTTCAGATGTAGACTATCTAAATGATagagacatttttgttttgtaaattaaagaagaaataaaaaagaaagttgagTTTCATCTTGAGCTAAGGCTATTAGCTTTCCCTTGAAAACACGCTCCCCTGCTTTGGGTTAGCTAGCTTTTAGACGGCTGTCGGGCAGAAAGTGAAGTTACTTACAAAGTCAATTTGCATTCTAAGTTTCGTTTTTCTACTTTCATGCTGTTCTCACCATCATTAAAGATGCTATTACAACTTTTTAGATGTTACATTTGATGCCAAACAAACTGGATTATGTAATTATAACCTTTAGCATACACTCGCTCTGGTCTGATAAGCTAGCTGCCTTAGCAGGAATAGTTagcatttttttcctgtttattcAACTACTGACACATTCAGTTCAGATGTAAACTATCTAAATGATAgagacatttctgttttgtaaattaaagaagaataaaaaagaaagttgagTTTCATCTTGAGCTAAGGCTAGCTAGTAGCTTTTTAACACATTAGCTTTCCCTTGAAAAGCTTGCTCCCCTGCTTTGGGTTAGCTAACTTTTAGACGGCTGTCGGGAAGAAATTAAAGTTTCTTGCAAAGTCAATTTGCATTCTGAGTTTCGTTTTTCTACTTTCATGCTGTTCTCACGGGAAGATGCTATAACAACTTTTTAGATGTTAAATTTGATGCCAAACAAACTGGATTATAACCGTTTAGCTTTGTGGGGAAAAGTAGAATCAAAGGAACATCActttatgtttattatgtttaAATTGGCCAAAGTGGTTATGAGTGAGAATTATCGCACCGTGGACTTGCCCTTAAGCACATAATAGGTTATGTCACCCCCTAGTGCATCACGTCTTACACTGCAGGAAGCGGGAGACGTCCTCCAGCTGGGGGATGTTGTCCTGTCTGTAGCCGCAGTACTTCTCCAGCAGAGGGAAAACGCGGTTGTGTTCGCGGCAGGCGTGAGTCGGGTACAGGGTCTTCAGCTCCTTGAACACCTTGCCCCATGTGGCCTTCTCGTCCTCTGTGTACTCCACTCGAGGGATGACCTGGCCACTGGGACAAAGACATGAGGTTTGCTGCATCAGTTCTGTCTTTTTATGAAGGACACTTTGCAAACTAATGTTAAAAGACGTGGTTGATGCTGTATCCTTGAATCCCTTTAAAGCACTACTCAACTTCACTACCCTTAAAAGACACTTAAAAGCATTTTGTCCCCTTTTTATACAAGTAGACGGACTTTGAGGATGCCAATCTGCTGACGTATTTGAGTGTATAGCAATTGTTTAGCCACTTTGTTGCACAGATGTATGTAAATCCAAAGCACCTCAGTGAGGATTTCTCTCAGTTTGTCGGTCTTTGTAGTGCCTGTTAATAATATCCTACATtattatacaaacaaacaccaagGCCCTTTAAATCCACCACTCACTACTTGTTATTcgtctggattttttttataatagtTTTGGAATAAACAGccagatgttaaaaaaatattctgaccATCGATTCTCCACCGactagaaaaacacacaaaaaaataagataCAGAGTTTAAAAATGGAGAATAATAGAAGTAGTTACTGTCTGTAGTTGTAGGCGATGTCAGCAAACTCCTTCCTGCGGGCTCTGTACACTGGATCTGTAAagccctaaacacacacacacacacacacacacacacacacacacacacacacacacacacaaaggaaagcCATGTTAGATCTCATGATCGCAGCCTGGCCACTCACAGCTAAATCAAAGAGTGGAAATCCTCTGCTAAGGCTCAACCCTGTGGCCTTTGACAGCATTATGCACTCCGTCTGTAATAAGAGCTCCAAAATACATATTCAAATGAAGCCTTTGTAGAGTGTTTTTCAGATTAGGATGAATACATTTCGCTTTAATGGCGGTGGCAAAAGGGAGCAATTATCTATAATTATAGGGGCTCAATTAAAGCAATGACATCAATTTGTGTGTCTAGATAGTTTCCATTAGAATAGACAGCAGAGTGCAGCCTGTCATCTCCGCAGCCCGGCTTTCATAAGACATGTGGGGGCGTGAGTGGACAcgtattcacacacaaacacacacacacacacacacacacacacacacacacacacacacacacacacaccaagaggCAGGATGcggcacacacacagtgatggatGAGTCAGTCCTTACCGGGTGATCAGATTCCAGCTCGGAGCCGTAACTGAGGATCTGGTTGGCAAAACGGTCCAAGTCCTGGATGTCATTAGGGAACCATGGCACTACAGAATAATAACCGTTATTAAACTCTGataatgcatgtttttattcaacatgtaAATATCAATGGCAAAGCAATTTAGGGTAAATACTGCCTAGAGCTAAGACAGCATAGAAAGTCAGGATAATTTTGAATGACATAAGTAAGCCCTCttgtcactttattttttttgtattgtccgtttattttattttattggattttgcattttgttaatggtgaagaatgggtaggacttgacaagcctgagcttcttcctatcccttttcgaatgagtcaaatgtgtattatattgaaattggcttttttttttttttttttatacagatttttattttttttccatttgtttattcattttcatctatttttaatcgttcgaaataaagaataaataaaataaaaataaaaaatttctGTAGAGTTGAAATCGCTTGAAAAAATTGATTGAcagacatcactttttttttttttttaaatgtagccatttgaaaataaaaacttgaaaactgaACAACTGtattttcagatttgttttaagtGGTATTTCTGTGGAGTACGTTTGCAGATTATCCTcttcttttaaatgaaacagtTGAACTTAAAGCCATTCATTTGTCTATTCAGCCAGAATTACTGTCTGCCCTTAATGGACTCTCCTTGTTCCACTCCAGTCCACTTGGTGGCACTAATGCATCACTATAACGGTGTGCGAACCATAAACTGTATAAATTAAAACCCCCAATCACcaacaaaaaggaagaagaacaaATCTGTTGACTTTAATGTACCTTCAAACCAGTCATAAGTTGTAATTGTGttaatggaaaaagaaaaaaaaaagagccaatgATTACCTCCTAAAactgatgctaagctaacaccACGACCCTCAACAAAAAGAAATCCACcctcggaaaaaaaaaagtcatgagaTCAAAATCCTTTCACAGAGCTATAATTCCCATCACATTTGAAATCAACTTGATGACTGAGGGAGTTTTTAAGATTAATCTCTCCAAACACCAAACGTTTCCACCACAGTGAGGTTCTGTTCACCTCAGGGATGGATCAGCAGATCAGGGGGTTTGACTTGTGGACCCAAGTGAATAATCAGGGCGACATTTAATCAGCTTTTGCTTTTCGTGCTGAAAAggttcaaattaaaaaaggaacaaaataacaacaagtaCACAAATCTTACCTGGTTTGCTATTATAACTGAATTTCACACTTTTAACGATTATGATTGATACTTAATAGTCTTAACAATATGAACCATACCACTTAGTTTAAGTAGATTCTTTACAGTGTATGTAGCCCGAGTGACAATAAATGACCTTACTCTGTTTTAAATCACAGTATTATGAATACTTTTGACTGTGGGGCTATTAGTCGGACATGGTAGCGATTCTTCACTGATATAAATGAGGACAGCGCAAATTGGTATTGATGTTGGTAATGTAGATAATGTTTTGCCTgtaggattcttttttttttggtgctgtGGCATTTTGACACTCAGCAGAGCACCAATCACGGGTCATCTGCTGGTTCATGTGGATTTATGACGCTCAAAAACACTGGGGCCCCAATCATCAATCTACATCTGTGCAGTGTGGTCC contains:
- the pah gene encoding phenylalanine-4-hydroxylase, whose protein sequence is MDAAYKRVNGNYGPGAKTEPDAEPDTGDQGTRKRRGSMYLEEETDKKSEVISCIFSLKEEVGALAKGLRLFEEKGINLTHIESRPSRMNKEQYEFFISVDSSCSQALDEVIDSLRTQISGSVHELSRNKEKDTVPWFPNDIQDLDRFANQILSYGSELESDHPGFTDPVYRARRKEFADIAYNYRHGQVIPRVEYTEDEKATWGKVFKELKTLYPTHACREHNRVFPLLEKYCGYRQDNIPQLEDVSRFLQSCTGFRLRPVAGLLSSRDFLAGLAFRVFHSTQYIRHGSKPTYTPEPDICHELLGHVPLFADPSFAQFSQEIGLASLGAPDGYIEKLATVYWFTVEFGLCKQGSEIKAYGAGLLSSFGELQYCLTDKPQVHSFDPDKTSLQKYPITEYQPVYFVAESFEDAKEKVRKFAGTIPRPFTVRYNPYTQSIEVLDNTQQLSNLADSISSEMGKLCEALKKLE